The region TGCGGATATAGTTGTTGTACTCTGCCTTTGCAACTTCTAACGTTGGCATAATGCCAATTTCCACCATCTTTTGGTCCATCATATAGTAAAGGGCAAATAAATCGGCGCGAGCCTCTTCTAGTGGCGAACCGTAATTTTTAAGTTCGTCGCCCTTAACACCTTCGGCCAATTGACCCGAACCGTGACCTAAACATTCGTGTAAATCGGTATGTAAATTACTTGCAAGCGAACCGTACTCCTTATTAAGTTCAATTTCTTCAGGCGACCAAGCAAATTCTTCCATAAAACCGTTACCCTGAGCGGCTTGGTCGTATGCATAGGTGATATTATCCATGGTAACTGACTTTGAACCGTGATATTTGCGAATCCAATCAGCATTTGGAAGATTGATTCCTATTGGAGTTGAAGGATAGCAGTCGCCTCCAAGTTGTGCAACTGTGATAACTTTTGCGCTAACACCTTTAACCTCTTTTTTCTTGAATTGATTGTCGATGGGAGAGTTATCCTCGAACCACTGAGCGTTATCGCTAATGATTTTTGTACGGCGGGTAGCCTCTAAGTTCTTGAAATCAACTACCGATTCCCAGCTAGATTTGTATCCTAGTGGATCGCCATAATTCTCAATAAAACCGTTTACAAAGTCCACGTGAGAGTCAAGGTCGTTTACCCAAAGAACGTTGTACTCATCGAACTTTTTAAGATCGCCACTCTTGTAGTATTCAACAAGTGTGTTGATAATATTACGTTGATGCTCGTTTTCGGCAACTGTTGCAGCTTTTTCCAACCAGTAAACTATTTTTTCGATAGCAGCACCGTACATTCCATCAATTTTCCAAACTTTTTCAACTACCTTGCCGTTTTCCTTTACAAGTTTTGAGTTTAGTCCGTATGAAATAGGTGTTGTATCCTTAGGATTCATCATTTTTGCATAGAAATCTTCAGCTTCTTTTTGTGTTACACCCTCGTAGTAGTTACAAGCCGAAGAAGCAATCATATCGGCACCTTCACTTTGATTCACGCGTTTTGGAGCAACGTTAGGATCGAAAATAATTGGAGTAAGATTTGCAATAATTTCATCGGTTGTACCTAACGATGTGTTGAATTTATCGGCAGGTGTATTTTTAACAAGCTCCGCAAAGTACTCCTGTGTAAATTCTGGAATAAATTTGTCGTTCGAGTAGTGGTGGTGAATACCGTTGGAGAACCATACACGTTTTAGATAAACCGTAAACTGATTCCAGCTGGTGCTATTTCTATCGCCAGTGTATCCGTTGTAAATGCTTTCGAGAACTGAACGTACCGTTAAATTGTACTTGTAGTTTTGGTCCCAAATAATATCGCGTCCGTATTTGGCTGCTTCGCTTAAATAGTAAACAAGCACTTTTTGATTAGGCGTTAATGAATCAAATTCGGGGATTTGATAACGCATAATGCGGATGTCGGCAAATTGATCAACCTGCCATTTGAAAGGGATGCTTTCCTTTTCAGCATTTTTACAGCTGGTAAGCAAGAGCCCTGCCGAAGTAGCCGTTAGCAAGATCATTGTTTTTATGTTCATTGTTTTTATTGTTTAATAGTTTGTAAATCAATAGTTAAATGATATGTTTTTAGAAATCCAAAGTTTAGAATAATTCATTGAAAATAAAAATTTAGATGGTTTTACCGTACAAAGGTTTATAGATAAAACTTGGCTCAGGAAGTTTTTCTGGCGAATCAACTGGCTTTGATTTTTCTTTACGTGGATTCCTGAGATCCAGATCCCGAACGTAGATCCATTTTCCATTTTCCAACTTGAACCCATCGAACGATGAATCGGGACCATAGAATTGGAAATCGCCGGTGTATTCAGGCTTGGAAGGGGAG is a window of Tenuifilaceae bacterium CYCD DNA encoding:
- a CDS encoding dihydrofolate reductase; translated protein: MNIKTMILLTATSAGLLLTSCKNAEKESIPFKWQVDQFADIRIMRYQIPEFDSLTPNQKVLVYYLSEAAKYGRDIIWDQNYKYNLTVRSVLESIYNGYTGDRNSTSWNQFTVYLKRVWFSNGIHHHYSNDKFIPEFTQEYFAELVKNTPADKFNTSLGTTDEIIANLTPIIFDPNVAPKRVNQSEGADMIASSACNYYEGVTQKEAEDFYAKMMNPKDTTPISYGLNSKLVKENGKVVEKVWKIDGMYGAAIEKIVYWLEKAATVAENEHQRNIINTLVEYYKSGDLKKFDEYNVLWVNDLDSHVDFVNGFIENYGDPLGYKSSWESVVDFKNLEATRRTKIISDNAQWFEDNSPIDNQFKKKEVKGVSAKVITVAQLGGDCYPSTPIGINLPNADWIRKYHGSKSVTMDNITYAYDQAAQGNGFMEEFAWSPEEIELNKEYGSLASNLHTDLHECLGHGSGQLAEGVKGDELKNYGSPLEEARADLFALYYMMDQKMVEIGIMPTLEVAKAEYNNYIRNGIMTQLTRIEFGKTIEQAHMRNRQLIASWCYENGKAENVIEKKTRDGKTYFVINDYAKLRNLFGTLLKEIQRIKSTGDYEAGKKMVETYAVQINPELHREVLDRYAKLKLAPYGGFINPELIPVMEGDKIIDVKVEYPDNYTQQMLGYSEKYGLLPLIN